In Monodelphis domestica isolate mMonDom1 chromosome 3, mMonDom1.pri, whole genome shotgun sequence, the following proteins share a genomic window:
- the LOC100617041 gene encoding zinc finger protein OZF-like isoform X2 — translation MTFKDVAVEFTQEEWRLLSPPQKELYKEVMLENVQNLYCVGLPAPPEDMISYMEQRDSSWMLEQEVLRSCCPEGKIRPEMKTNPTEMNLPVDEMDLQRFMSDVPDNFSFKEFFVPPPDLSHIKHQRMHAEEKSRESNQRGKTFMYRSNLTGHQRIHTGEKSYECMHCGKTFSQRGQLAVHQRVHTGEKPYECKQCGKTFSQRHHLVVHERMHTGEKPYECKKCRKTFTRNAHLAVHQRMHTGENPYECKKCGKTFSQTSSLAGHERIHTGEKPYECKKCGKAFSQSSHLAVHQKIHTGEKPYECMQCGKTFSRRHHLAVHERVHTGEKPYECMQCGKTFPRNSHLAVHQRMHTGEKPYECKKCGNTFSRRDYLSVHQRMHTGEKPYECKKCGKTFSQSSHLTVHQRIHTGEKPYECMQCGNSFSWRGQLVVHQRMHTGEKP, via the exons atgacgttcaaggatgtggctgtggagtTCACTCAggaggagtggcgcctcttgtcccctccccagaaggagctatacaaggaggtgatgctggagaatgtcCAGAACTTGTATTGTGTGG GGCTTCCAGCTCCCCCAGAAGACATGATCTCTTATATGGAGCAGAGGGATTCCTCTTGGATGCTGGAGCAAGAAGTTCTGAGGAGCTGCTGCCCAG AAGGAAAGATTAGACCTGAAATGAAGACAAATCCAACAGAGATGAACCTTCCTGTGGATGAAATGGACCTACAAAGATTCATGAGTGATGTTCCTGATAACTTTTCTTTCAAAGAATTCTTTGTTCCACCTCCAGATTTATCTCATATCAAACATCAAAGGATGCATGCTGAGGAAAAATCTCGTGAAAGTAATCAAAGGGGAAAGACTTTTATGTACAGGTCCAATCTTACTGGACATCAAAGgatccacactggtgagaaatcttatgaatgcatgcattgtggaaagacattcagtcagagagGCCaacttgctgtacatcagagagtgcacactggggagaaaccttatgaatgcaagcaatgtggaaagacattcagtcagagacACCATCTTGTTGTACATgagagaatgcacactggggagaaaccttatgaatgcaagaaGTGTAGAAAGACATTCACTCGTAATgcccatcttgctgtacatcagagaatgcacactggggagaatcCTTATGAATGCAAgaagtgtggaaagacattcagtcagacaTCTAGTCTTGCTGGACACGAGAGAATACACAcaggggagaaaccttatgaatgcaagaagtgtggaaaggcattcagtcagagctcccatcttgctgtacatcagaaaatccacactggtgagaaaccttatgaatgcatgCAATgcggaaagacattcagtcggagACACCATCTTGCTGTACATGAGAGagtgcacactggggagaaaccttatgaatgcatgcagtgtggaaagacattcccTCGTAAttcccatcttgctgtacatcagagaatgcatactggggagaaaccttatgaatgcaagaaGTGTGGAAATACATTTAGTCGGAGAGACTATCTTTCTGtgcatcagagaatgcacactggagagaaaccttatgaatgcaagaagtgtggaaagacatttagtCAGAGCTCCcatcttactgtacatcagagaatccacactggtgaaaaaccttatgaatgcatgCAGTGTGGAAATTCATTCAGTTGGAGAGGCCAActtgttgtacatcagagaatgcacacgGGGGAGAAACCTTAA
- the LOC100617041 gene encoding zinc finger protein 239-like isoform X3 — MISYMEQRDSSWMLEQEVLRSCCPEGKIRPEMKTNPTEMNLPVDEMDLQRFMSDVPDNFSFKEFFVPPPDLSHIKHQRMHAEEKSRESNQRGKTFMYRSNLTGHQRIHTGEKSYECMHCGKTFSQRGQLAVHQRVHTGEKPYECKQCGKTFSQRHHLVVHERMHTGEKPYECKKCRKTFTRNAHLAVHQRMHTGENPYECKKCGKTFSQTSSLAGHERIHTGEKPYECKKCGKAFSQSSHLAVHQKIHTGEKPYECMQCGKTFSRRHHLAVHERVHTGEKPYECMQCGKTFPRNSHLAVHQRMHTGEKPYECKKCGNTFSRRDYLSVHQRMHTGEKPYECKKCGKTFSQSSHLTVHQRIHTGEKPYECMQCGNSFSWRGQLVVHQRMHTGEKP; from the exons ATGATCTCTTATATGGAGCAGAGGGATTCCTCTTGGATGCTGGAGCAAGAAGTTCTGAGGAGCTGCTGCCCAG AAGGAAAGATTAGACCTGAAATGAAGACAAATCCAACAGAGATGAACCTTCCTGTGGATGAAATGGACCTACAAAGATTCATGAGTGATGTTCCTGATAACTTTTCTTTCAAAGAATTCTTTGTTCCACCTCCAGATTTATCTCATATCAAACATCAAAGGATGCATGCTGAGGAAAAATCTCGTGAAAGTAATCAAAGGGGAAAGACTTTTATGTACAGGTCCAATCTTACTGGACATCAAAGgatccacactggtgagaaatcttatgaatgcatgcattgtggaaagacattcagtcagagagGCCaacttgctgtacatcagagagtgcacactggggagaaaccttatgaatgcaagcaatgtggaaagacattcagtcagagacACCATCTTGTTGTACATgagagaatgcacactggggagaaaccttatgaatgcaagaaGTGTAGAAAGACATTCACTCGTAATgcccatcttgctgtacatcagagaatgcacactggggagaatcCTTATGAATGCAAgaagtgtggaaagacattcagtcagacaTCTAGTCTTGCTGGACACGAGAGAATACACAcaggggagaaaccttatgaatgcaagaagtgtggaaaggcattcagtcagagctcccatcttgctgtacatcagaaaatccacactggtgagaaaccttatgaatgcatgCAATgcggaaagacattcagtcggagACACCATCTTGCTGTACATGAGAGagtgcacactggggagaaaccttatgaatgcatgcagtgtggaaagacattcccTCGTAAttcccatcttgctgtacatcagagaatgcatactggggagaaaccttatgaatgcaagaaGTGTGGAAATACATTTAGTCGGAGAGACTATCTTTCTGtgcatcagagaatgcacactggagagaaaccttatgaatgcaagaagtgtggaaagacatttagtCAGAGCTCCcatcttactgtacatcagagaatccacactggtgaaaaaccttatgaatgcatgCAGTGTGGAAATTCATTCAGTTGGAGAGGCCAActtgttgtacatcagagaatgcacacgGGGGAGAAACCTTAA
- the LOC100617041 gene encoding zinc finger protein OZF-like isoform X1, with product MEELHQMDSLGLLCCLYRDPGAAGMAFERDRLPAQMTFKDVAVEFTQEEWRLLSPPQKELYKEVMLENVQNLYCVGLPAPPEDMISYMEQRDSSWMLEQEVLRSCCPEGKIRPEMKTNPTEMNLPVDEMDLQRFMSDVPDNFSFKEFFVPPPDLSHIKHQRMHAEEKSRESNQRGKTFMYRSNLTGHQRIHTGEKSYECMHCGKTFSQRGQLAVHQRVHTGEKPYECKQCGKTFSQRHHLVVHERMHTGEKPYECKKCRKTFTRNAHLAVHQRMHTGENPYECKKCGKTFSQTSSLAGHERIHTGEKPYECKKCGKAFSQSSHLAVHQKIHTGEKPYECMQCGKTFSRRHHLAVHERVHTGEKPYECMQCGKTFPRNSHLAVHQRMHTGEKPYECKKCGNTFSRRDYLSVHQRMHTGEKPYECKKCGKTFSQSSHLTVHQRIHTGEKPYECMQCGNSFSWRGQLVVHQRMHTGEKP from the exons atgacgttcaaggatgtggctgtggagtTCACTCAggaggagtggcgcctcttgtcccctccccagaaggagctatacaaggaggtgatgctggagaatgtcCAGAACTTGTATTGTGTGG GGCTTCCAGCTCCCCCAGAAGACATGATCTCTTATATGGAGCAGAGGGATTCCTCTTGGATGCTGGAGCAAGAAGTTCTGAGGAGCTGCTGCCCAG AAGGAAAGATTAGACCTGAAATGAAGACAAATCCAACAGAGATGAACCTTCCTGTGGATGAAATGGACCTACAAAGATTCATGAGTGATGTTCCTGATAACTTTTCTTTCAAAGAATTCTTTGTTCCACCTCCAGATTTATCTCATATCAAACATCAAAGGATGCATGCTGAGGAAAAATCTCGTGAAAGTAATCAAAGGGGAAAGACTTTTATGTACAGGTCCAATCTTACTGGACATCAAAGgatccacactggtgagaaatcttatgaatgcatgcattgtggaaagacattcagtcagagagGCCaacttgctgtacatcagagagtgcacactggggagaaaccttatgaatgcaagcaatgtggaaagacattcagtcagagacACCATCTTGTTGTACATgagagaatgcacactggggagaaaccttatgaatgcaagaaGTGTAGAAAGACATTCACTCGTAATgcccatcttgctgtacatcagagaatgcacactggggagaatcCTTATGAATGCAAgaagtgtggaaagacattcagtcagacaTCTAGTCTTGCTGGACACGAGAGAATACACAcaggggagaaaccttatgaatgcaagaagtgtggaaaggcattcagtcagagctcccatcttgctgtacatcagaaaatccacactggtgagaaaccttatgaatgcatgCAATgcggaaagacattcagtcggagACACCATCTTGCTGTACATGAGAGagtgcacactggggagaaaccttatgaatgcatgcagtgtggaaagacattcccTCGTAAttcccatcttgctgtacatcagagaatgcatactggggagaaaccttatgaatgcaagaaGTGTGGAAATACATTTAGTCGGAGAGACTATCTTTCTGtgcatcagagaatgcacactggagagaaaccttatgaatgcaagaagtgtggaaagacatttagtCAGAGCTCCcatcttactgtacatcagagaatccacactggtgaaaaaccttatgaatgcatgCAGTGTGGAAATTCATTCAGTTGGAGAGGCCAActtgttgtacatcagagaatgcacacgGGGGAGAAACCTTAA